One region of Oryza sativa Japonica Group chromosome 5, ASM3414082v1 genomic DNA includes:
- the LOC4338209 gene encoding xylanase inhibitor protein XIP-like, with protein MAPRCLAALAPLAVLLLLSSCLAAAPATAQQSSSIGDTVVFWGRNKAEGSLREACDTGLYNTVIISFLSAFGRGSYKLDLSGHPVVPVGGDIKYCQSKGKTVLLAIGGQGGEYYLPSSQAAADLDDYLWNAFLGGGRSGVARPFGDAVVNGIDFFIDQGATEHYDELARLLHGHSNGGVMLTATARCVFPDQRQQAALATGLFSRIHVKLFNDGRCTWGRRESLEKWAAAYPDSRIYVSIVASPEADRDAYMSHKDLYFDVLQFINKLPNYGGIMVWNRYWDKKTGYINGDVF; from the coding sequence ATGGCGCCGCGATGCCTGGCTGCTCTTGCACCCCTggccgtgctgctgctgctctcctcctgcctcgccgccgctccggcgacggcgcagcagAGCAGCAGCATCGGCGACACCGTGGTGTTCTGGGGCCGGAACAAGGCCGAGGGCTCCCTCCGTGAGGCCTGCGACACCGGCCTCTACAACACCGTCATCATCTCCTTCCTCAGCGCGTTCGGCCGCGGCAGCTACAAGCTCGACCTCTCCGGCCACCCCGTCGtccccgtcggcggcgacatCAAGTACTGCCAGTCCAAGGGCAAGACAgtcctcctcgccatcggcgggCAGGGCGGCGAGTACTACCTCCCGTCCTCccaggccgccgccgacctGGACGACTACCTCTGGAACGccttcctcggcggcggccgcagcggcGTCGCCCGCCCATTCGGCGACGCCGTCGTCAACGGCATCGACTTCTTCATCGACCAGGGCGCGACGGAGCACTACGACGAGCTGGCCAGGCTGCTCCACGGCCACAGCAATGGCGGCGTGAtgctgacggcgacggcgcggtgcgtgTTCCCGGACCAGCGGCAGCAGGCGGCGCTGGCGACGGGGCTCTTCAGCCGCATCCACGTGAAGCTGTTCAACGACGGGCGGTGCACCTGGGGCCGGAGAGAGTCGCTGGAGAAGTGGGCGGCGGCGTACCCGGACAGCCGGATCTACGTCAGCATTGTGGCTTCGCCGGAGGCGGACAGGGACGCCTACATGTCGCACAAGGATCTCTACTTCGATGTGCTGCAGTTCATCAACAAGCTCCCCAACTACGGAGGCATCATGGTCTGGAACAGGTACTGGGACAAGAAGACCGGCTACATCAACGGTGACGTGTTCTAA